A single genomic interval of Terriglobus albidus harbors:
- a CDS encoding GDSL-type esterase/lipase family protein produces MRIAARSLGALFLCAAFTGAVAEDAYVGSQPAQRRPGTTLRVDLIGDSTQTGNAGYGRGFCANLSEKVDCLNMAKGGASTKTYRELGLWDRSLSTKPDYMLIQFGHNDMETAEHLDRQVSMADYEKNLRRYVEEARAHSIKPVLVTPLTRRYFENDGKIHSDLLVHAATMKRVATEMQVPLIDLQSESIAYLDGIGEQAGLKLGITKKDKDGKLHPDKTHLDWQGSYVFGRIVAIDLGKAVPALRQYVRANAAELPPEGQLAMRVIQGAPFKVVLTGDSTVALEGGWGPGFCATLTPNVTCVDLAQNGRSTKSYIDEGWWKKALDEKGSYYFIQFGHNDQKDDPKRHADPDGLYSENLRRFIQDVRSIGGIPIIVSSLSRRNYKDGKLVKDGLEEYSAAARRVAAEEKVTFVDLFSLSQHFLSAKTQEEADAFNATTHPDANAENGSAVKPDRTHLNDKGKAVFGRMVADNVIRTQVELGPNVNGLPEGATPVLQQAAPTDGH; encoded by the coding sequence TGTCGATCTGATCGGTGATTCCACGCAGACCGGCAACGCCGGGTATGGCCGCGGCTTCTGCGCCAATCTATCAGAGAAGGTTGACTGTCTGAACATGGCCAAGGGCGGCGCCAGTACCAAGACCTATCGCGAGCTTGGCCTCTGGGATCGCAGCCTGAGCACAAAGCCCGATTACATGCTGATTCAGTTCGGGCACAACGATATGGAGACGGCAGAGCATCTGGACCGGCAGGTCTCCATGGCGGACTACGAGAAGAACCTGCGCCGCTACGTGGAAGAAGCGCGTGCCCACAGCATCAAGCCGGTGCTCGTGACTCCATTGACACGCCGCTACTTCGAAAACGACGGCAAGATCCATAGCGATCTGCTGGTGCACGCCGCGACCATGAAACGGGTTGCTACCGAGATGCAGGTGCCGCTGATCGATCTGCAGTCTGAGAGCATTGCCTATCTGGATGGCATCGGCGAGCAGGCAGGACTGAAGCTCGGCATTACCAAGAAAGACAAGGACGGAAAACTGCATCCGGACAAGACGCACCTTGATTGGCAGGGAAGCTACGTCTTCGGCCGCATCGTCGCCATCGATCTCGGCAAAGCTGTTCCTGCGCTGCGCCAGTATGTGCGCGCCAATGCGGCGGAGCTTCCTCCTGAGGGGCAGCTTGCCATGCGTGTCATCCAAGGGGCGCCCTTCAAGGTTGTGCTGACCGGTGATTCAACGGTCGCGCTTGAGGGAGGCTGGGGGCCTGGCTTCTGTGCGACGCTTACGCCGAATGTTACCTGTGTCGATCTGGCGCAGAACGGCCGCAGCACGAAGAGCTACATCGATGAAGGCTGGTGGAAGAAGGCGCTGGACGAGAAGGGAAGCTATTACTTCATCCAGTTCGGCCACAACGATCAGAAAGATGACCCGAAGCGGCACGCCGATCCTGATGGCTTGTACAGCGAGAACCTGAGGCGGTTTATTCAGGATGTCCGTTCCATCGGCGGCATACCGATCATTGTCAGTTCTCTCTCTCGCCGGAACTACAAGGATGGCAAGCTGGTGAAGGACGGCCTGGAGGAGTACTCGGCTGCAGCTCGCCGTGTGGCTGCGGAAGAGAAAGTGACGTTTGTCGATCTCTTCAGCCTCTCGCAACATTTCCTGTCGGCGAAAACCCAGGAAGAGGCCGATGCGTTCAACGCGACGACCCATCCTGACGCCAATGCCGAGAACGGCAGTGCAGTGAAGCCAGACCGGACGCACCTGAACGACAAGGGCAAAGCGGTCTTCGGGCGCATGGTGGCGGACAATGTCATCCGCACGCAGGTGGAGCTTGGACCGAATGTCAATGGGCTTCCGGAGGGAGCAACTCCGGTCCTGCAGCAGGCTGCACCGACCGACGGGCACTAG
- a CDS encoding pectinesterase family protein, with product MNVCRLAAHLLIVAACTSPALAAGSLKTLTVAQQGKADFRTVQEAVDHAPAEGAIIRIAPGKYREKIHISTQNIELIGTGKQPQDVVLSWNDSAKSAGGTGKSGSVSVDADGFAAENLTIENTWELEHERLEEGSQAVALLMSSDKAVLDRVRLLGAQDTLYANSRTCHDNLPKDGSAPAPGRTACLASRQYFHDCYIEGHVDYIFGDAKAVFDHCELHSRHHDTVMLTAQSKHFPEEDSGYYFLHCRITGQDVGDKVVLGRPWRDYSTVLFYDTDVEQKIAADGWSEWSGRLKTSNYREYKSHGPGVNGGHRIVSYPPLSPDEEKFWTPSELLGSPDRWDPVAGVARLRKLVH from the coding sequence GTGAACGTTTGTCGCTTGGCGGCGCATCTGCTGATCGTGGCTGCATGTACATCGCCCGCACTGGCCGCAGGGAGTTTGAAGACCTTGACTGTCGCACAACAGGGCAAAGCCGACTTCCGCACCGTGCAGGAAGCAGTTGATCATGCTCCGGCAGAAGGAGCCATCATCCGCATCGCTCCGGGAAAGTACCGCGAGAAGATTCACATCAGCACGCAAAATATTGAGCTGATCGGCACTGGCAAACAGCCGCAGGATGTCGTCCTGAGCTGGAACGATTCCGCAAAATCCGCCGGTGGCACCGGCAAGAGCGGAAGTGTGAGTGTCGATGCGGACGGATTTGCCGCTGAGAATCTCACTATCGAGAACACCTGGGAGCTCGAGCACGAGCGTCTCGAAGAAGGGTCTCAGGCTGTAGCACTGCTGATGAGCTCAGATAAAGCAGTGCTCGATCGCGTGCGCCTTCTGGGCGCCCAGGACACCCTCTACGCGAACAGCCGCACCTGCCATGACAATCTGCCGAAAGATGGCAGCGCCCCCGCTCCAGGACGTACGGCCTGCCTTGCCTCGCGGCAGTATTTTCATGACTGCTATATCGAAGGGCATGTCGACTACATCTTCGGCGACGCCAAGGCTGTCTTTGATCATTGCGAACTGCATTCCCGCCACCACGACACCGTCATGCTGACGGCGCAAAGCAAGCATTTTCCGGAAGAGGACTCCGGCTACTACTTCCTGCATTGCCGCATTACCGGGCAGGATGTCGGTGACAAAGTAGTCCTTGGCCGTCCCTGGAGGGATTACTCTACTGTGCTGTTCTACGACACAGATGTAGAGCAGAAGATTGCGGCCGATGGATGGTCAGAGTGGAGCGGCCGCCTGAAGACCAGCAACTACCGGGAGTACAAGTCCCATGGTCCCGGGGTGAACGGCGGGCATAGGATCGTCAGCTATCCGCCGCTCTCGCCCGACGAGGAAAAATTCTGGACGCCTTCGGAGCTGCTCGGTTCTCCGGATCGCTGGGATCCCGTGGCAGGAGTGGCTCGGCTGCGCAAACTGGTTCATTAG